CGCGTACCGGGGCACTCGGCTGGAGCGTGAGGCCCGTCTTCGGTGTGATCTCGTCCGGGCCCAGGTCGAGACGGAACCGCTGCGCGAGCGTCGCCAGGACCAGAACCGCCTCGACCGTCGCGAAGCGCGCGCCGAGACAAGCCCTGGCGCCGCCACCGAACGGGAACCATGCGTGGTCGGGCACGGGCCGCGCCTCCTCGTCCCACCGCTCGGGGCGGAACTCGCCGGCCTCGGGGAACCACCGCTCGTCGCGCTGCGCGCTCCACTGGCTCGCCCACAGCACCGTCCCCTCCGGAACCGGCCGTCCGCCCAGCGTGGAGCCGTCCTTCGCGATCGCCGTCATCAGCCACACGGGAGGGTAGAGACGCAGGGTCTCCTTGATGATCTGCTCGGTCCAGCGAAGTTCCTTGAAGTCGTCGAAGCCCGGTGTACGGCCGCCCAGCACCTCGGCCAGCTCCTCGGCGAGCCGCTCCCGCGCCTGCGGATTGCGCGAGAGCAGATACCAGGCCCAGGTCAGCGTCGTCCCGGTCGTCTCGTGGCCGCCGATGTAGAGGGTGACGGCCTCGTCCCGGATCTCCTTGTCGCTCAGCCGGTCGCCCTGCTCGTCGCGGGCGGCGAGCAGCCTGCTGAGGAGGTCGTCGCGGTCCGCGCCGCTGCGGTGCCGCTCCTCCGTCACCCGGTTCACCTCGCTGTCGATGACCGCGACGGCCTTCTTGAGCCGTTGCCGTCCCGGCGTCGGGATCCACGAGGGGAGGAAGAGCGTGAGGCCCCGGAACTCGTCCCCGATGGCCTGCTGCGCGATGTCCATGGCCGGGCCGATGGTGTCCTCTCGGCCGGCCGTGTCCGTGCCGAAGAGGGTCCGTACGGCGATGCGCTGCGTGAGGGCCAGCATGTCCCGCCGTACGTCGATGTGCTGACCCGGCTGCCAGGTGTCGGCCAGCGCCGACGCGCAGTCGGTCATGGTGACCGCGTAACTGCGGACCTGGCGGGGGCGGACCACCGGCTGCACCAGCGCGCGCTTGCGTCGCCACGCGGCGCCCTCCGAGGTCACGACGCCGTCGCCGAGCACCAGCTTGAAGGCCCAGCCGAGTTCGGGGTGGCGGTAGTCGGTCTCGACCTTCTTGAGCAGTTCCCCGATGTGCTCCGGCTGGGACAGGAACAGCGCCCGCTGCGGGCCGAGCCGCCAGGAGACGACGTCGCCGTGACCGCGCAGCCGGGCGAAGAAACCGAGCGGGTCACGGGAGAAGGCCGGGAGGTTGCCGATCAGCGGCAGTTGGCGGGGGCCGGGCACCGGCGTGGCGGAGAGGTCCGGTCCGGGCGTGTCATGGCCGGTGGGGGAGGACGTACCCGTGGTCATCTGAAGTCCTAGGCGCTGGAGGCGGCGTACCGATGTTCCGTACGGCATCAGCAAAGCCGCAGCGCGCGCCGCGCGCCAGACGACATTCGGCCCGTGATCGCACGGCCGTGGTCCGAATCCGGCGGGCGTCGGCCCCGGCGGGAGGGCGCGATACGGAAGTTCCCCCCACCGCCGAACGGCGGTGAGGGGAACGGGACTTCGGCTCCGGGCCGGATGGGCTCCGGCGCCGGCTCAGCCCACCGGCGTCGGCGAGGACGGCTTGTCGCCGTCCGCCACCGCCTGCTTGGCCTCCTCGGCGAGGCGTTCCATGCCGCTGGTCGTCTTCAGCGGCTTCTCCTTGATGAACACCACGGCCACCAGCGCGAGCGCGGCGAACGGGGCGGCCACCAGGAACAGGTCCGCGGTCGCCAGACCGTACGCGTTCTCCACGATCTCCCGCATCGGCGCGGGGAGTTTCGTCATGTCCGGGACGGCGTCGCCCGATCCGCCGGCCGCCGCTCCGTCGCCCGTTCCCAGGCTCTTGGCCATCTCCGAGGCCACCCGGTTGGCGAGGATCGCGCCGAGGACGCTGGTGCCGATCGTGCCGCCCATGCTGCGGAAGAACGACAGCACGGAGGTGGCGGCGCCCAACTCGGAGGCGGGGACGTCGTTCTGGGCCGCGAGGACCAGGTTCTGCATCAGCAGACCGACGCCGACACCGAGAACGGCCATGTAGAGACTGAGCAGCCCGAAGCCGGTGTCGGCGTCGATGGTCGACAGCATGGCCAGACCGGCGGTCATGATGATGCCGCCCGCGATCAGATAGATCTTCCACTTGCCGGTGGCGCTGATGATCTGGCCCGCGACGGTGGACGAGACGAGCAGACCGAAGATCATCGGCAGACCCATCAGCCCCGCCACGGTCGGGGACTTGCCGAGCGCGATCTGGAAGTACTGCGAGAGGAAGACCGTGCCGCCGAACATCGCGACACCGACGAGCAGGCTCGCGATGGTGGTGAGCGTGACGGTGCGGTTGCGGAAGATGGTGAGCGGGATGACGGGTTCCGGCACCCGCGCCTCTACATAGACCGCGGCGACGAGCAGCAGCACACCGCCGCCGGTCAGCGCGGCGCTCTGCCAGGACGCCCAGTCGAACTGGTTGCCCGCCAGGGAGGTCCAGATGAGGATCGCGGAGACACCGGCGACGATCAGGAACGCGCCCAGGTAGTCGATCTTCACGTCCCTGCGGACGGTGGGCAGATGCAGCGTGCGCTGGAGCAGCGCGATCGCGATCAGTGCGAACGGCACACCGATGAAGAAGCACCAGCGCCAGCCCAGCCACGAGGTGTCGACCATGACGCCACCGACGAGCGGTCCCGCGACGGTGCCGACGGCGAACACCGCGCCGAACATGCCCGCGTACTTGCCCAGCCTGCGCGGCGGGATCACGGCCGCCATCACGACCTGCGCGAGCGCGGTCAGACCACCGGCGCCGATGCCCTGCATCACACGGCTGAAGATGAGCAGTTCGACGCCCTGCGAGAACCCGGCCAGCAGGGAGCCGACGACGAACATGCCGAGCGAGAGCTGGAGCAGCAGCTTCTTGTTGTAGAGGTCGGAGAGCTTGCCCCACAGGGGCACCGTCGCGGTCATCGCGAGCAGTTCGGACGTGACGACCCAGGTGTACGCGGACTGGCTGGCGCCCAGGTCGGCGATGATGCGCGGCAGCGCGTTCGCCACCACGGTCCCCGCCAGGATGGCGACGAACATGCCGGCCATGAGCCCGGACATGGCCTGGAGTATCTGCCGGTTGGTCATGGAGGTGGGCGCCTGGTCGGGCGCCTCGATTGCGGTCAAGGTGGCCTTCTTATGATTCCGTGGAACGACGGTCGGACGGACCGTCGTCGGTCTGTGCGGGCGGTTGACTCAGCCCGGCGGAGAGATGCGTGAAGACGTCCCGGAAGATGTCGGGGAACGCGACCGGCGGTGACTGCGCGTACCAGTGCTCGACGGAGACCCGTACGGCCGTGCCGGCGACGGCGGCGAGCAGCCGCGGATAGAGCCCGATGCCGGCGTCGCCGCAAGCGTCGCTGGCGGAGGTCCCCTTGTCGCTCTGGGCGGCGGCATCGCTCCCCGGACCGACGGCGTCGAGCCGGTGCGCGATGGTCCGCGCCAGGTCGAGTTCCTCGGCCATGTGCAGGCCGAGACCGCGAGCCAGCAGATGCGGGGACTTCTGGAGGACCTTGGCGCGCAGGCTCCACACCTCGTGTCGCTGCTCGACATCGGCCAGTTCGGCGGCCATGGCCTCGCGTACCGCGTCGAGGGGGGACAGCTCGGCGGGGGCGTTCCGTACGGCGCGCCGGATCCGCTCCCCGATCTGGGTGTCCATCATGACGAACGCGTCGTCGTGGCTGTCGAAGTAGTTGAAGAACGTCCGCGGCGAGACACCGGCGGCGTTGCTGATGGCCTCGACGGTGACGTTCTCCGCGCCGTGCTCGGCGGCGAGCCGTACGGCCGCCTCGCTCAGCGCCGCGCGCGTGGCCTGTTTCTTGCGCTCCCGGAGACCCGCTCCGGCACCCTTGGTCGTCACACTTTGCATGGTATGCAAATGTGCAGTCTCTGCAAAATTAATAACTGGCGCGGTTGTGGCGAAGGGCTCGCGCAATGGTATTCGCGCTGTTCAGAAACCGTTTGCGGCTCATTGTCCGTGCGGTGTAAGAATCACAATTCGCGCGCAGGCTACACTGAGAGATCAGGAGGCCCCAGTCCCTGACTTCCCGCTGCCCCATGAGTGTGGGCAGCGGCACTGGTCCTCGGTGAGGATGTCAGCGGCATTCGCAGCGGCCATACCCAGTTGTCGCGTCGCCGGAGTGGTCCACGTCCAACCGCACGCAGTGAACGAGCTGTGTGATGCAGTCGCCCACCCGTCCACGACCGGCAGCGCCGTCCCCCCTGGCTTGTGTCCCCACCTGCCAACCTGCCTGCCGCGCCGTCATACACCGGCACACGGTCGTGACCCATTTCGAAAGGCGTGGCCGTATGTCAGTCAACACCGCCGG
This window of the Streptomyces niveus genome carries:
- a CDS encoding MDR family MFS transporter, translating into MTNRQILQAMSGLMAGMFVAILAGTVVANALPRIIADLGASQSAYTWVVTSELLAMTATVPLWGKLSDLYNKKLLLQLSLGMFVVGSLLAGFSQGVELLIFSRVMQGIGAGGLTALAQVVMAAVIPPRRLGKYAGMFGAVFAVGTVAGPLVGGVMVDTSWLGWRWCFFIGVPFALIAIALLQRTLHLPTVRRDVKIDYLGAFLIVAGVSAILIWTSLAGNQFDWASWQSAALTGGGVLLLVAAVYVEARVPEPVIPLTIFRNRTVTLTTIASLLVGVAMFGGTVFLSQYFQIALGKSPTVAGLMGLPMIFGLLVSSTVAGQIISATGKWKIYLIAGGIIMTAGLAMLSTIDADTGFGLLSLYMAVLGVGVGLLMQNLVLAAQNDVPASELGAATSVLSFFRSMGGTIGTSVLGAILANRVASEMAKSLGTGDGAAAGGSGDAVPDMTKLPAPMREIVENAYGLATADLFLVAAPFAALALVAVVFIKEKPLKTTSGMERLAEEAKQAVADGDKPSSPTPVG
- a CDS encoding TetR/AcrR family transcriptional regulator — protein: MQSVTTKGAGAGLRERKKQATRAALSEAAVRLAAEHGAENVTVEAISNAAGVSPRTFFNYFDSHDDAFVMMDTQIGERIRRAVRNAPAELSPLDAVREAMAAELADVEQRHEVWSLRAKVLQKSPHLLARGLGLHMAEELDLARTIAHRLDAVGPGSDAAAQSDKGTSASDACGDAGIGLYPRLLAAVAGTAVRVSVEHWYAQSPPVAFPDIFRDVFTHLSAGLSQPPAQTDDGPSDRRSTES
- a CDS encoding cytochrome P450 gives rise to the protein MTTGTSSPTGHDTPGPDLSATPVPGPRQLPLIGNLPAFSRDPLGFFARLRGHGDVVSWRLGPQRALFLSQPEHIGELLKKVETDYRHPELGWAFKLVLGDGVVTSEGAAWRRKRALVQPVVRPRQVRSYAVTMTDCASALADTWQPGQHIDVRRDMLALTQRIAVRTLFGTDTAGREDTIGPAMDIAQQAIGDEFRGLTLFLPSWIPTPGRQRLKKAVAVIDSEVNRVTEERHRSGADRDDLLSRLLAARDEQGDRLSDKEIRDEAVTLYIGGHETTGTTLTWAWYLLSRNPQARERLAEELAEVLGGRTPGFDDFKELRWTEQIIKETLRLYPPVWLMTAIAKDGSTLGGRPVPEGTVLWASQWSAQRDERWFPEAGEFRPERWDEEARPVPDHAWFPFGGGARACLGARFATVEAVLVLATLAQRFRLDLGPDEITPKTGLTLQPSAPVRATLRSA